A window from Pseudomonas frederiksbergensis encodes these proteins:
- a CDS encoding extracellular solute-binding protein has protein sequence MLVPKRLLTALALTLIGSTAAQAADEVVVYSSRIDELIKPVFDAYTAKTGVQVKFITDKEAPLMQRIKAEGENATADLLLTVDAGNLWQAEQMGILQPFTSKVIDANIPLQYRSSAHAWTGLSLRARTIAYSTDRVKPGELTTYEALADKQWEGRLCLRTSKKVYNQSLTATMIEVHGADKTEKILKGWVNNLSTDVFSDDVAVLEAINAGQCDVGIVNTYYYGRLHKQKPDLPVKLFWPNQGDRGVHVNLSGIGLTKHAPHPEAAKALVEWMTTPEAQKIFADVNQEFPANPAVQPSAEVAGWGKFVADTLPVEIAGKRQAEAIRMMDRAGWN, from the coding sequence ATGTTGGTACCGAAGCGTCTATTGACCGCGCTCGCCCTGACCCTGATTGGTAGCACTGCGGCCCAGGCCGCTGACGAGGTGGTGGTTTATTCCTCGCGTATCGACGAGCTGATCAAGCCGGTCTTCGATGCCTACACCGCAAAAACCGGTGTGCAGGTGAAGTTCATCACCGACAAGGAAGCGCCGCTGATGCAGCGGATCAAGGCCGAGGGCGAGAACGCTACCGCGGATCTGCTGCTGACCGTCGATGCCGGCAACCTCTGGCAGGCCGAGCAAATGGGCATCCTGCAACCGTTCACCTCCAAGGTGATCGACGCCAACATCCCGCTGCAATACCGCTCATCCGCCCATGCCTGGACTGGCCTGAGCCTGCGGGCGCGGACCATTGCTTACTCCACCGATCGGGTGAAACCCGGTGAGTTGACCACCTACGAGGCGCTGGCAGACAAGCAGTGGGAAGGCCGCCTGTGCCTGCGCACGTCGAAGAAGGTCTACAACCAGTCCCTGACCGCCACCATGATCGAAGTCCATGGCGCCGACAAAACCGAGAAAATTCTCAAGGGCTGGGTGAATAACCTGTCCACCGATGTGTTCTCCGATGACGTCGCGGTGCTGGAAGCCATCAACGCGGGTCAATGCGACGTCGGTATCGTCAATACCTATTACTACGGTCGTCTGCACAAGCAGAAGCCAGACCTGCCGGTGAAGCTGTTCTGGCCAAACCAGGGTGACCGTGGCGTGCACGTCAACCTGTCGGGCATCGGCCTGACCAAACACGCCCCGCATCCGGAAGCCGCCAAGGCGCTGGTAGAGTGGATGACCACGCCTGAAGCGCAGAAGATTTTCGCTGACGTGAACCAGGAATTCCCGGCCAACCCTGCGGTTCAACCTTCTGCAGAAGTGGCGGGCTGGGGCAAGTTTGTGGCTGATACGTTGCCTGTGGAAATTGCCGGCAAGCGTCAGGCTGAAGCGATTCGCATGATGGATCGGGCTGGCTGGAACTGA
- a CDS encoding 2-octaprenyl-3-methyl-6-methoxy-1,4-benzoquinol hydroxylase, which yields MRADLLIVGAGMVGSALALALQDSGLEVLLLDGSPLSVKPFDAQASFEPRVSALSIASQRILDRLGVWDGIAKRRSSPYTDMQVWDGSGTGQIHFSAASVHADVLGHIVENRVVQDALLDRLHDCDLGMLANARLEQMRRSGDDWLLTLADGRTLRAPLVIAADGANSAVRRLTGMATREWDYLHHAIVTSVRSAKPHQLTAWQRFTDNGPLAFLPLERDGQQDWCSIVWSTTPSEAERLMALDDDGFCKELERAFEGRLGEVVSADPRLCVPLRQRHAKRYVAEGLALIGDAAHTIHPLAGQGVNLGFLDAAVLAEVLLQAATRGERLADVKVLSRYERRRMPHNLALMAAMEGFERLFQADPLPIRWLRNAGLKMVDQMPEAKALFVREALGLTGDLPALAKA from the coding sequence ATGCGCGCAGATCTGCTGATTGTCGGGGCCGGAATGGTCGGCAGCGCCCTGGCGCTGGCGTTGCAGGACAGCGGGCTGGAAGTCCTGCTGCTGGACGGCAGCCCCCTGAGCGTCAAACCCTTCGATGCTCAGGCTTCGTTCGAGCCGCGAGTCAGCGCCTTATCGATTGCCAGCCAGCGGATTCTTGATCGTCTGGGCGTCTGGGACGGCATCGCCAAACGGCGCAGCAGCCCCTACACCGACATGCAGGTTTGGGACGGCAGCGGCACCGGGCAAATCCATTTCTCGGCGGCCAGTGTGCATGCCGACGTGCTGGGGCATATCGTCGAGAACCGCGTGGTTCAGGACGCCTTGCTCGACCGCCTGCACGACTGCGATCTCGGCATGTTGGCCAATGCGCGCCTGGAGCAAATGCGTCGTTCCGGCGATGACTGGTTGCTGACCCTGGCCGATGGCCGCACCTTGCGCGCACCTTTGGTGATCGCAGCGGATGGCGCCAATTCCGCCGTTCGGCGTCTGACCGGCATGGCGACGCGCGAGTGGGACTACCTGCACCATGCGATTGTCACCAGCGTGCGCAGTGCCAAACCTCATCAACTGACCGCGTGGCAGCGCTTCACCGACAACGGTCCGCTGGCGTTCTTGCCGCTGGAGCGTGATGGTCAGCAGGATTGGTGTTCGATCGTCTGGTCGACCACCCCGAGCGAAGCCGAACGCCTGATGGCGCTGGATGACGACGGTTTCTGCAAAGAGCTGGAGCGGGCCTTCGAAGGCCGACTGGGCGAGGTGGTCAGCGCCGACCCGCGCCTGTGCGTACCGCTACGCCAGCGTCATGCCAAGCGTTATGTGGCTGAAGGTCTGGCGTTGATCGGGGATGCGGCGCACACCATTCACCCATTGGCCGGGCAGGGCGTGAACCTGGGTTTTCTCGATGCCGCCGTGCTGGCCGAAGTGCTGTTGCAAGCGGCCACGCGTGGCGAACGTCTGGCGGATGTGAAAGTGCTCAGCCGTTACGAACGTCGGCGCATGCCCCACAACCTGGCGTTGATGGCGGCGATGGAAGGCTTCGAGCGTCTCTTCCAGGCCGATCCGTTGCCGATTCGCTGGTTGCGCAATGCCGGGTTGAAGATGGTCGATCAGATGCCCGAAGCCAAGGCGCTGTTCGTGCGTGAGGCGCTGGGGTTGACCGGTGATTTGCCCGCGTTGGCCAAAGCCTGA
- the ubiH gene encoding 2-octaprenyl-6-methoxyphenyl hydroxylase → MSRVNLAIIGGGLVGASLALALQAGAKARGWKIVLIEPFAPGDTYQPSYDARSSALSYGAKQIYQRLGVWQEISRRAEPIKQIHVSDRGRFSTARLSAMEEGVPALGYVVENAWLGQCLWQGLDKDVISWRCPAEVTRMEPLIDGYRLTLNDETTLECDLAVLADGGRSGLREQLGIGIKKRPYNQSALIANITPSEAHNGMAFERFTDDGPMALLPLPENRCALVWTRLGMDAQRLAALDEKSFLSELQGVFGYRLGTLKQVGARHLYPLTLIEAEEQVRPHLAILGNAAHSLHPIAGQGFNLSLRDAQALADALLSSETSPGDFATLQVYRERQRLDQNLTVGFSDQVTRLFGSTQPLVSLGRNIGLLGLDLLPPAKRWFARQAMGLGTRPDA, encoded by the coding sequence ATGAGTCGAGTCAATCTGGCAATCATCGGTGGTGGCCTGGTCGGCGCCAGTCTGGCGTTGGCGTTGCAGGCGGGGGCCAAGGCTCGTGGCTGGAAGATCGTGCTGATCGAACCGTTCGCCCCCGGCGATACTTATCAACCGAGCTACGACGCCCGTTCCTCGGCGTTGTCCTACGGTGCCAAGCAGATTTATCAACGGTTGGGCGTGTGGCAGGAAATCTCCCGCCGCGCCGAGCCGATCAAACAGATTCATGTCTCCGACCGTGGACGCTTTTCCACCGCGCGATTGTCAGCGATGGAAGAGGGCGTTCCGGCGCTGGGTTATGTGGTGGAAAACGCCTGGCTCGGCCAATGCCTCTGGCAGGGGCTGGACAAGGACGTGATCAGCTGGCGTTGCCCGGCGGAAGTCACGCGTATGGAGCCGCTGATCGATGGCTATCGCCTGACCCTCAACGACGAAACCACTCTGGAATGCGATCTTGCGGTGCTGGCTGATGGCGGTCGTTCCGGCCTGCGCGAGCAACTGGGGATCGGCATCAAAAAGCGCCCGTATAACCAGAGCGCGTTGATTGCCAACATCACGCCGAGTGAAGCGCACAACGGCATGGCCTTCGAGCGTTTCACCGATGACGGGCCGATGGCCTTGTTGCCTTTGCCGGAAAACCGCTGCGCACTGGTCTGGACCCGATTGGGGATGGACGCGCAACGGCTGGCGGCCCTCGATGAAAAGAGTTTCCTCAGCGAGCTGCAAGGCGTGTTCGGTTATCGCCTCGGCACGTTGAAACAGGTTGGCGCGCGGCATTTGTACCCGCTGACATTGATCGAGGCCGAAGAGCAGGTGCGTCCGCACCTGGCAATTCTCGGCAATGCTGCCCACAGTCTGCACCCGATAGCCGGGCAAGGTTTCAACCTGTCGTTGCGTGATGCTCAAGCGCTGGCCGATGCGTTGCTAAGCAGCGAAACATCTCCCGGCGACTTTGCGACCTTGCAGGTCTACCGCGAGCGTCAGCGTCTGGACCAGAACCTGACCGTGGGTTTCTCCGATCAGGTCACCCGTTTGTTCGGCAGCACTCAACCCTTGGTTTCCCTGGGCCGCAATATCGGCCTGCTCGGGCTGGACCTGTTGCCGCCGGCCAAACGCTGGTTCGCGCGTCAGGCCATGGGGCTGGGTACGCGTCCCGATGCTTGA
- the pepP gene encoding Xaa-Pro aminopeptidase, translating into MIHIPKSEYSRRRKALMAQMEPNSIAILPAAAVAIRNRDVEHVYRQDSDFQYLSGFPEPQAVIVLMPGRLHGEYILFCRERNAERELWDGLRAGQEGAIRDFGADDAFPITDIDDILPGLIEGRDRVYSAMGSNPEFDRHLMDWINVIRSKAHLGAQPPNEFVALDHLLHDMRLYKSAAEVKVMREAARISAQAHIRAMQASRVGLHEFSLEAELDYEFRKGGAKMPAYGSIVAAGRNSCILHYQQNDAVLKDGDLVLIDAGCEIDCYASDITRTWPVNGKYSAEQKAIYELVLASQEAAFAEIAPDKHWNQAHEATVRVITAGLVKLGLLQGEVDELIASEAYKAFYMHRAGHWLGMDVHDVGEYKVGGEWRVLEVGMALTVEPGIYIAPGNQNVAKKWRGIGVRIEDDVVVTKTGCEILTKGVPKTVAEIEALMAAARTQAA; encoded by the coding sequence ATGATTCATATCCCGAAATCGGAATACAGCCGTCGCCGCAAGGCCCTGATGGCGCAGATGGAACCCAACAGCATCGCCATCCTGCCCGCCGCCGCCGTTGCGATCCGCAACCGCGACGTCGAGCACGTTTACCGTCAGGACAGCGACTTCCAGTACCTCAGCGGTTTTCCCGAGCCTCAGGCGGTCATCGTTTTGATGCCTGGGCGTCTGCACGGCGAATACATTCTGTTCTGCCGTGAACGCAATGCCGAACGGGAGTTGTGGGACGGCCTGCGCGCCGGGCAGGAAGGCGCGATTCGCGACTTTGGCGCCGACGACGCCTTCCCCATCACCGACATCGACGACATCTTGCCGGGCCTGATCGAAGGTCGCGACCGGGTGTATTCGGCCATGGGCAGCAATCCGGAATTCGACCGGCACCTGATGGACTGGATCAACGTGATCCGCTCTAAAGCGCACCTCGGCGCCCAGCCGCCGAACGAATTCGTTGCCCTGGATCACCTGCTTCACGACATGCGCCTGTATAAATCGGCGGCAGAAGTGAAGGTGATGCGCGAAGCCGCACGGATTTCCGCCCAGGCGCACATCCGTGCGATGCAGGCCAGTCGTGTGGGGCTGCATGAGTTCAGCCTCGAAGCCGAACTCGACTACGAATTCCGCAAGGGCGGGGCGAAAATGCCGGCCTACGGCTCGATCGTCGCCGCTGGGCGCAACAGCTGCATCCTGCATTACCAGCAGAATGACGCGGTGCTCAAGGACGGCGATCTGGTATTGATCGACGCCGGTTGTGAGATCGACTGCTACGCCAGCGACATCACCCGCACCTGGCCGGTCAACGGCAAGTATTCAGCGGAACAGAAGGCAATCTACGAGTTGGTGCTGGCGTCGCAAGAAGCCGCGTTTGCGGAAATTGCCCCAGACAAACACTGGAATCAGGCCCACGAAGCTACAGTCCGGGTGATTACTGCCGGGTTAGTGAAGTTGGGCCTGTTGCAGGGCGAGGTCGATGAGTTGATCGCCAGCGAAGCCTATAAAGCGTTCTACATGCACCGCGCCGGCCACTGGCTGGGCATGGATGTGCATGATGTCGGCGAATACAAGGTCGGCGGGGAATGGCGTGTATTGGAAGTCGGCATGGCGCTGACCGTAGAGCCGGGCATCTACATTGCCCCGGGCAACCAGAACGTAGCGAAAAAATGGCGCGGCATTGGCGTGCGCATCGAGGACGACGTAGTGGTCACCAAAACCGGCTGTGAAATCCTGACCAAAGGCGTACCGAAAACGGTCGCCGAGATCGAGGCCTTGATGGCCGCCGCGCGGACACAAGCGGCATGA
- a CDS encoding YecA family protein has translation MPIQNSPYQAFAKLLTSSGHNVSPAELHGLLLGRSCAGAGFDAEGWLVDAAELLESEPQDNVRNALIGLQEMVKGELTGDDVTVVLLLPTDDEPLADRAAALGQWCQGFLSGFGLNCRDSSMLSTEATEVLQDLAAISQVQDALEESDDGESDYMEVMEYLRVAPLLLFTESKKPDAPAAAKPSLH, from the coding sequence ATGCCCATTCAGAATTCCCCGTACCAAGCCTTCGCCAAACTGCTGACTTCCAGCGGTCATAACGTCTCGCCTGCCGAATTGCATGGCCTGTTGCTCGGCCGCAGTTGCGCCGGTGCCGGTTTCGATGCCGAAGGCTGGCTGGTCGATGCCGCCGAACTGCTCGAGAGCGAGCCGCAGGATAACGTCCGCAACGCCTTGATCGGCTTGCAGGAGATGGTCAAGGGCGAGCTCACCGGCGACGACGTGACCGTCGTTCTGTTGCTGCCGACCGATGACGAGCCACTGGCCGACCGTGCCGCCGCACTGGGCCAATGGTGCCAGGGTTTCCTCAGCGGTTTTGGCCTGAACTGCCGTGACAGCAGCATGCTGAGCACCGAGGCCACCGAAGTGCTTCAGGACCTGGCGGCTATTTCACAGGTGCAAGACGCCCTGGAAGAGTCCGACGACGGCGAAAGCGATTACATGGAAGTGATGGAGTACCTGCGCGTCGCGCCGCTGCTGCTGTTCACCGAAAGCAAAAAGCCGGACGCGCCGGCTGCCGCCAAGCCGTCGTTGCATTAA
- a CDS encoding TIGR02449 family protein codes for MEDTDLQALMARLELLISRVEQLKSQNGLLLAQEKTWREERAHLIEKNEIARRKVESMISRLKALEQDS; via the coding sequence ATGGAAGACACCGACCTGCAAGCGCTGATGGCCAGACTCGAACTGCTAATTAGCCGCGTCGAGCAACTAAAGAGTCAAAACGGACTCCTATTAGCTCAGGAAAAGACCTGGCGCGAGGAACGCGCTCACCTCATTGAAAAGAACGAAATCGCCCGGCGTAAGGTCGAATCAATGATTTCGCGCCTCAAGGCCCTGGAGCAAGACTCATGA
- a CDS encoding cell division protein ZapA, protein MSSSNSVTVQILDKEYSIICPQEERSNLVSAARYLDGKMREIRSSGKVIGADRIAVMAALNITHDLLHKEERPDVQASGSTREQVRDLLDRVDLVLATDPDVTKG, encoded by the coding sequence ATGAGTTCAAGCAATAGCGTTACCGTGCAGATCCTCGATAAAGAATATTCGATCATCTGCCCCCAGGAAGAGCGCAGCAACCTGGTGAGCGCCGCCCGTTACCTGGACGGCAAGATGCGCGAAATCCGCAGCAGCGGCAAAGTCATCGGCGCCGATCGCATCGCCGTGATGGCCGCCCTGAACATCACCCACGATCTTCTGCACAAGGAAGAACGCCCGGATGTACAGGCCAGCGGCTCGACCCGCGAGCAGGTTCGCGACCTGCTGGATCGCGTCGATCTGGTGCTCGCAACCGATCCGGACGTCACCAAGGGCTGA
- a CDS encoding 5-formyltetrahydrofolate cyclo-ligase, protein MTEPALLPRPQLRRMLRKARRALTPSQQRQAARGLYKQLAQQPLFRRAKHISLYLPTDGEIDPRILLRAAQRRGKATYLPVLSAWPRTKMVFQRIRPGEKLKPNRFRILEPRHNLARQRKVWALDLVLLPLVGFDDVGGRLGMGGGFYDRSLAYLARRKNWRKPTLLGLAHECQKVERLAQASWDVPLQGTVTDKARYFAG, encoded by the coding sequence ATGACCGAACCTGCGCTGCTGCCCCGCCCGCAACTTCGACGCATGCTGCGCAAGGCCCGCCGCGCACTGACACCCAGTCAGCAACGCCAGGCCGCTCGCGGGCTGTACAAGCAACTGGCCCAGCAGCCGTTGTTTCGCCGCGCTAAACATATCTCCCTGTATTTGCCCACCGACGGTGAAATCGACCCGCGCATTTTGCTGCGTGCCGCTCAACGTCGGGGCAAGGCGACGTATCTGCCGGTACTCAGCGCCTGGCCAAGAACCAAAATGGTGTTCCAGCGAATTCGCCCCGGCGAAAAACTCAAACCCAACCGCTTCCGTATTCTCGAACCCCGGCACAACCTCGCCCGGCAACGCAAAGTCTGGGCGCTCGATCTGGTGCTGTTGCCATTGGTGGGGTTTGACGATGTCGGCGGACGCCTGGGCATGGGCGGTGGTTTTTATGATCGAAGCCTGGCGTACCTGGCACGACGTAAAAACTGGCGCAAGCCGACGCTATTGGGGCTGGCCCATGAATGTCAGAAGGTCGAACGATTGGCTCAAGCGAGCTGGGATGTGCCGTTACAGGGAACGGTGACAGACAAGGCGCGGTATTTCGCCGGCTAG
- a CDS encoding EVE domain-containing protein: MAYWLMKSEPDELSIKNLETLGKARWDGVRNYQARNFLRAMAVGDEFFFYHSSCPEPGIAGIGKIVEAAYPDPTALEPESPYYDPKATAEKNAWSAIDVVHVETFPKVLKLDYLKQQAALAEMPLVQKGSRLSVMPVTNAQWAAVLDLR; encoded by the coding sequence ATGGCTTATTGGCTGATGAAATCCGAGCCCGACGAACTCTCGATCAAGAACCTGGAGACGCTCGGCAAGGCGCGCTGGGACGGGGTTCGCAACTACCAGGCGCGTAATTTTCTGCGGGCCATGGCCGTAGGCGACGAGTTTTTCTTCTATCACTCAAGCTGCCCCGAACCGGGGATCGCCGGGATCGGAAAGATCGTCGAAGCCGCATATCCGGACCCGACGGCGCTGGAGCCGGAAAGCCCTTACTACGATCCGAAAGCCACGGCAGAGAAAAACGCCTGGAGCGCGATCGATGTCGTGCATGTCGAGACGTTTCCCAAGGTGCTTAAGCTGGATTACCTGAAACAGCAGGCGGCGCTGGCCGAGATGCCGCTGGTGCAGAAAGGTTCGCGCCTGTCGGTGATGCCGGTGACAAACGCGCAATGGGCTGCGGTGCTCGATTTACGTTAA
- a CDS encoding HlyD family secretion protein produces the protein MSTHSRSSIFFTSALMVLLLAAGGFGYWKSMHDRLPEGLYVGNGRLEATEVQIASKTSGRLAEVLVDEGDKVTKGQLLARMDTRTLEAQRHQAEAEVLRARENLNAAQANVQLRQSEQLLARQELKRSQELFKHGFVSGQIIDQQQARLDTSIASVASSRAQVSAVGAAIGAAQAQVAMLTSEIDDSSLRAPIDGVIQLRMAEAGEVLGAGGRVLLLIDPNDQYMNLYLPASVTGRLAVGDEARILLDALPDRPLPAKISFVAAKSQFTPKEVETRDERQKLVFRVKLHLTDPKAMPQAKPGMPGAGYVRTTSVAWPANLQ, from the coding sequence ATGTCTACGCACAGCCGCTCTTCAATTTTTTTCACCAGCGCTTTAATGGTACTGCTGCTGGCCGCCGGTGGTTTTGGCTACTGGAAGTCGATGCATGACCGGTTGCCCGAAGGTTTGTATGTCGGCAACGGCCGTCTCGAAGCCACCGAAGTGCAGATCGCCAGCAAGACATCGGGCCGACTGGCAGAGGTGCTTGTCGATGAAGGCGACAAGGTCACCAAGGGCCAACTGCTGGCCCGCATGGACACCCGCACCCTTGAAGCCCAACGCCACCAGGCCGAAGCTGAAGTGTTGCGCGCCCGGGAAAACCTCAACGCCGCACAAGCCAACGTGCAATTGCGTCAGAGCGAGCAACTGCTGGCCCGGCAGGAACTCAAGCGCTCTCAGGAACTGTTCAAACACGGTTTCGTCAGCGGCCAGATTATCGATCAACAGCAGGCACGTCTCGACACCAGCATCGCTTCGGTCGCCTCGTCTAGAGCCCAGGTGTCAGCCGTTGGCGCAGCGATTGGTGCGGCACAAGCCCAAGTCGCGATGTTGACCAGCGAAATCGATGACAGCAGTTTGCGAGCCCCTATCGACGGAGTGATCCAGCTGCGCATGGCCGAAGCCGGTGAGGTGCTGGGGGCTGGGGGACGCGTATTACTGCTGATCGACCCCAACGATCAATACATGAACCTCTACCTCCCGGCCTCCGTGACTGGACGCCTGGCGGTGGGCGATGAAGCGCGGATTTTGCTCGATGCCCTGCCCGACCGTCCCCTGCCGGCAAAAATCAGCTTTGTGGCTGCCAAGTCGCAATTCACCCCCAAAGAGGTCGAGACCCGCGATGAGCGGCAAAAACTGGTGTTCCGCGTCAAGTTACACCTGACGGATCCCAAGGCAATGCCGCAAGCCAAACCCGGCATGCCCGGTGCTGGCTATGTGCGCACCACCTCCGTTGCCTGGCCGGCCAATCTGCAATGA
- the rbbA gene encoding ribosome-associated ATPase/putative transporter RbbA: protein MTGQAVQATGINHRYGKQQALSDITFSLPAGTRCGLIGPDGAGKSSLLGLIAGVKTLQQGHLEVLGGSIQDRRHRNTLYARIAFMPQGLGGNLYPELSISENIHFFATLFGLSKAECDQRMHNLLLATDLLRFAERPAGKLSGGMKQKLGLCCALIHEPDLLILDEPTTGVDPLSRRHFWELIDDVRRQRPQLTLLVATAYMEEAEQFEHCLMLDGGKLIATGLSKELRAVTTSGKLDEAFTHYQGDSSHDHQPLVIPPRTGTTTDIAIEAHALTLRFGDFTAVDKVSFAIGRGEIFGFLGSNGCGKTTTMKVLTGLIPASEGSATLLGNPVNAKDLATRKRVGFMSQSFSLYGELSVRQNLDLHARLFDLPTTQSTQRIDELIQRFNLGSVCDQQSGALPLGLRQRLSLAVAVLHRPEVLILDEPTSGVDPAARDDFWRLLIELSREQGVTIFLSTHFMNEAQRCDRISLMHAGKVLACDTPPALQQQFKGETLEAAFVTCLEQAQNTPEPAKPPEPANAPVMPAMPKKDRGFSLGRLMAVASREGKELLRDKVRMAFALLGAIFMMVIFGYGISLDVEKLAFAVYDQDQTPQSRAYLEAFRGSRYFDEQPSIRDAKELHRRLQRSEIKLALEIAPGFGRDLYAGRQPVVAAWLDGGMPFRAETSRNYVEAVHLANIEQLAEQSSPALNRQAAARLETRFRYNQDVVSVNAIGPGVMALILAFIPAMLTALGIVREKELGSITNFYATPLTRLEFLLGKQAPYLAISLINLAVLAAMNRWLFGVPFKGSFLTLTFGGLLYVLATTSMGLLISAFTRTQIAAVLGTMIITSLPTIQFSGLIVPRSSLEGAASVMGMLFPAGHFLDIAVGTFTKALDIRQLWPQCLALFGFFLGFTGLSLAMLKKQEV, encoded by the coding sequence ATGACCGGCCAGGCGGTTCAAGCGACCGGCATCAATCATCGCTACGGCAAACAACAGGCGCTCAGTGACATCACGTTCAGCCTGCCCGCCGGAACCCGTTGCGGGTTGATCGGCCCCGATGGCGCTGGAAAATCGAGTCTGCTGGGGCTGATCGCCGGGGTGAAAACGCTGCAGCAGGGCCATTTGGAAGTGCTCGGCGGCTCAATCCAGGATCGCCGCCATCGCAATACCCTCTATGCGCGCATCGCCTTCATGCCCCAAGGCCTGGGGGGCAACCTTTACCCCGAGTTGTCGATCAGCGAGAACATCCACTTTTTCGCCACCCTGTTCGGCCTGTCAAAAGCTGAATGCGATCAGCGCATGCACAATCTGTTATTGGCCACCGACCTGTTGCGCTTTGCCGAGCGCCCGGCCGGCAAACTGTCCGGCGGCATGAAACAGAAGCTGGGCCTGTGCTGTGCGTTGATCCACGAGCCGGATCTGCTGATCCTTGATGAACCGACAACCGGCGTCGATCCCCTGTCCCGTCGGCACTTCTGGGAACTGATTGACGATGTGCGGCGCCAGCGTCCACAACTGACACTGCTGGTTGCCACCGCGTATATGGAGGAGGCCGAGCAGTTCGAGCATTGCCTGATGCTCGATGGCGGCAAGCTGATTGCCACCGGGTTAAGCAAGGAATTACGGGCAGTCACAACCAGCGGCAAACTCGACGAAGCCTTCACCCACTATCAGGGCGACAGCAGCCACGACCATCAGCCTCTGGTGATCCCGCCTCGAACCGGCACCACCACCGATATCGCTATCGAAGCCCACGCTCTGACCCTGCGCTTCGGCGACTTCACTGCTGTAGACAAGGTCAGTTTTGCCATCGGTCGTGGCGAAATCTTTGGCTTTCTCGGTTCCAACGGCTGTGGCAAAACCACCACAATGAAAGTCCTCACCGGGCTGATACCCGCCAGTGAAGGCAGTGCCACGCTGCTGGGCAATCCGGTGAATGCCAAGGACCTGGCCACCCGCAAACGGGTCGGGTTCATGTCCCAGAGCTTTTCGCTGTATGGCGAACTCAGCGTGCGGCAGAACCTGGATTTGCACGCACGCCTGTTCGACTTGCCCACAACCCAAAGCACACAACGCATCGATGAGCTGATCCAGCGCTTCAACCTGGGCAGCGTTTGCGATCAGCAGTCCGGGGCGCTGCCTTTGGGCTTGCGCCAACGCCTGTCCCTGGCGGTGGCGGTGTTGCATCGCCCGGAAGTATTGATCCTCGACGAACCGACTTCCGGCGTCGACCCGGCGGCGCGGGACGACTTTTGGCGACTGCTGATCGAGTTGTCCCGTGAACAAGGTGTGACCATCTTCCTCTCCACCCATTTCATGAACGAAGCCCAACGTTGCGATCGCATCTCGTTGATGCATGCCGGTAAGGTGCTGGCTTGCGATACGCCGCCAGCACTGCAACAACAGTTCAAAGGCGAAACACTGGAAGCTGCATTTGTCACATGCCTGGAGCAGGCCCAAAACACGCCTGAACCAGCGAAACCTCCAGAGCCTGCGAATGCGCCCGTCATGCCGGCCATGCCCAAGAAAGATCGCGGCTTCAGTCTCGGGCGCCTGATGGCGGTAGCAAGTCGTGAGGGTAAGGAACTGCTGCGCGACAAAGTGCGGATGGCCTTTGCCCTGCTCGGGGCAATTTTCATGATGGTGATCTTCGGCTACGGCATTTCCCTGGACGTAGAGAAACTCGCCTTCGCCGTCTACGATCAGGATCAGACGCCGCAGAGCCGCGCGTATCTGGAAGCCTTTCGCGGCTCTCGGTATTTCGACGAACAACCCTCTATCCGCGATGCCAAAGAGCTGCATCGCCGCCTTCAGCGTTCTGAAATCAAACTGGCACTTGAGATTGCGCCGGGTTTTGGCCGGGACTTGTACGCCGGGCGTCAACCGGTCGTGGCTGCCTGGCTCGATGGTGGCATGCCGTTTCGCGCCGAGACCAGCCGCAACTACGTCGAGGCCGTGCACCTGGCCAATATTGAACAGCTGGCCGAACAGAGCAGCCCCGCGCTGAACCGCCAAGCAGCCGCCCGACTGGAAACCCGCTTCCGCTACAACCAGGACGTGGTCAGCGTCAACGCCATCGGCCCCGGCGTCATGGCGCTGATCCTGGCGTTCATTCCGGCCATGCTGACAGCGCTGGGCATCGTACGGGAGAAAGAACTGGGTTCGATCACCAACTTCTACGCCACGCCGCTGACCCGACTCGAATTCCTGCTGGGCAAACAGGCACCGTATCTGGCAATCAGTCTGATCAACCTCGCGGTGCTAGCCGCGATGAACCGGTGGTTGTTCGGTGTACCGTTCAAGGGCAGCTTCCTGACCCTGACCTTTGGTGGACTGCTTTATGTGCTGGCAACTACCAGCATGGGCCTGTTGATCTCGGCGTTCACCCGAACCCAGATCGCGGCCGTCCTCGGCACCATGATCATCACCAGCTTGCCGACCATCCAGTTCTCCGGGCTGATCGTGCCGCGCTCGTCCCTGGAGGGTGCGGCATCCGTGATGGGCATGCTGTTCCCCGCAGGTCACTTTCTCGATATCGCGGTCGGCACTTTCACCAAGGCCCTGGATATACGACAGCTTTGGCCACAATGCCTGGCACTGTTCGGGTTCTTTCTCGGGTTCACCGGGCTCAGCCTGGCCATGCTGAAAAAGCAGGAGGTTTGA